In one Cyclopterus lumpus isolate fCycLum1 chromosome 22, fCycLum1.pri, whole genome shotgun sequence genomic region, the following are encoded:
- the LOC117725463 gene encoding uncharacterized protein LOC117725463, translating to MDKPKEIRGKFFFLFLATFIFLLCLAVRTPRTYGSVPQPRRALDACPSRTSSETITPLNNTKHLLVSAYMDRREAGSDMRIIGIFKRDSIRPLHCVFCCAGRLSSTTPGTIMQHSDRFGFPYATTDVMCRIPRDCNATHVDLLTQPGRVRPLHQSWLPIRNQKTNEKKKTEEFQFNFTVCISNLFGDYNNVLQVAQSLEMYRLLGVDRVVIYNTSCGPDLDRLLRGYVQEGFVEMVPWPIDRHLNPSRGWLFSQSGGDVHYFGQLTTLNECVYRSMERSRYVLLNDIDEIIMPYRHDNLTAMMDALQRQHPHEGVFLIENHTFPKKPFEESKWGPLPRWRGVPGFNILERVYREEPDRSIYHPHKMIVQPRAVQQTSVHEVLKAFGPAFKVPPDVCRTIHSPISTPTERPLEQLHVDTRLRDFTEGLLPGVDAVLRRAGLLTSERQR from the exons ATGGACAAGCCAAAAGAAATCAGAGGGaagttcttcttcctcttcctggctaccttcatcttcctcctctgcctcgcCGTGAGGACGCCCAGGACGTACGGGTCCGTCCCGCAGCCGCGTCGGGCGTTGGACGCTTGCCCCTCGCGGACCTCCTCGGAGACCATCACCCCCCTAAACAACACCAAGCACTTGCTGGTGTCGGCCTACATGGACCGGAGAGAGGCCGGCTCGGACATGCGCATCATCGGCATATTCAAGAGAGACTCCATCCGACCCCTCCACTGTGTTTTCTGCTGCGCGGGCCGGTTGTCGAGCACGACTCCGGGGACCATCATGCAACACTCTGACCGCTTTGGGTTCCCCTACGCCACCACGGATGTCATGTGTCGGATCCCTCGAGACTGCAACGCCACACACGTCGATCTGCTGACTCAGCCGGGCAGAGTGAGGCCGCTTCACCAGAGCTGGCTTCCAATAAGAAACCAGAAGACcaacgagaagaagaagacggaggAGTTTCAGTTCAACTTCACAGTCTGCATCTCCAACCTGTTCGGAGACTACAACAATGTGCTTCAGGTTGCACAGTCCCTGGAGATGTACAG GTTACTGGGCGTGGACCGCGTGGTGATCTACAACACCAGCTGCGGCCCGGACCTGGACCGCCTGCTGCGGGGCTACGTCCAGGAGGGCTTCGTGGAGATGGTCCCCTGGCCCATCGACCGGCACCTGAACCCGTCTCGTGGCTGGCTCTTCTCGCAGAGCGGGGGGGACGTGCACTACTTCGGCCAGCTGACCACGCTCAACGAGTGCGTCTACAGGTCCATGGAGCGCTCGCGCTACGTCCTGCTGAACGACATCGATGAGATCATCATGCCGTACCGACACGACAACCTGACCGCCATGATGGACGCGCTGCAGCGACAGCATCCACAT GAGGGGGTGTTCCTCATTGAGAACCATACATTTCCCAAGAAACCCTTCGAGGAAAGTAAATGGGGTCCCCTGCCTCGGTGGAGAGGGGTGCCCGGCTTTAATATCCTGGAGCGCGTCTACAGGGAGGAGCCTGACAGGAGCATATACCACCCCCACAAGATGATAGTTCAGCCACG GGCGGTGCAGCAGACCTCGGTGCACGAGGTGCTCAAGGCCTTCGGGCCAGCGTTCAAGGTTCCCCCAGACGTGTGTCGGACCATTCACAGCCCGATCAGCACCCCGACTGAGCGGCCGCTGGAGCAGCTCCACGTGGACACCCGGCTGAGGGACTTCACAGAAGGTCTGCTGCCCGGCGTGGACGCGGTGCTGAGGAGGGCGGGCCTTCTGACttcagagaggcagagatga